The following are from one region of the Populus trichocarpa isolate Nisqually-1 chromosome 8, P.trichocarpa_v4.1, whole genome shotgun sequence genome:
- the LOC7471070 gene encoding uncharacterized protein LOC7471070 isoform X1 has translation MAKSKLKEEGEDREEAEKTGGLELVSIGSLYSGGAWDKKYWSSTRGKDRYPYPVGYQARRAYNGGAYKMEIHEGPKGPLFAITSTDGYSCSGQTPDIVWQKFQKNCCPHTKIWHGKRFSCMIDGIEFFGFKNPFVQRLLRELVTNVNGIAEQSPLSPSFSNGSTGTELNNRCTDACTHPNLPPYLARSQVKGKRSKSQKITNPESLSTASFKRSRAEDVMYIAEPSDSASKTHKQWRSTLSFNQEQESCKLPVTLSTAVCLKPVAGGETDHSSAKDDFPLKSVDFSDHLTEKAAPGPEESMLAWSKSSKSTTGVVNLSVEDKILDRSLDTKVEGSNFTMSVEGQAEDATAPKDQPCVPNVDLCAPDTLDFEQDNITNSAQATHDISACSVREELLVTEAITSQGLITESHPEEVIGTPNSNGNSERSDFDSAGQDIAKSMMTFLLPQAIPLLKNKSRKKKTIGYSEILPNTPKPHENNDENLQFVEAQSPCVYGSVLPGSEHVKSVVLDSFDGDQCGVHVTNQPISPSNTAEADQPCFDTDACPPCRVDQFVNIDGTESSVCQFDTDGIKDIFCHNQVQSKVQLALDKRHRDDYLYPYESVSGIKSANENVLYEENQDICKKMDENSIGTKFLPGEKDLNLGTDFNDVVTKSNMSQRGLGASVQILRNDISVKAETSESGNLSTAQVTKNVYTRKKVSKAASSTRKCNASFSESIICRNLRDDSIPETTRTLLNSEMFQMSSSVDKPHKNAIFGSEPMVGDQLNGMQIDETTSNPNPLSESKLPFVSQTQTFSGASMGKDASNLFAATVSKIEEPHAYSEGRLVVSQNTSDTNGPPVLSAELGTAFSCYNTSSVKEVQTNSDLKLHRNLKHNNELEGNFELVGCYLHPMPVLSLLVVTKGDEINVCALCGHLVDKNRTLFLYKLAIEETRTGNPSFVGHTSVTFPFSTDIFGRETALERSGLQLTPDGQNLVLLGSMKTPYCREGRTDCLCSTCSLNCSEQSTVKIVQVKTGYVSVLVKLSTFDSMQCILVCEPNHLIAAGESGRLHLWTMNSAWSAPTEEFIISANDCISPCIVELKRVPNCASVVVGNNGFGEFTVWDVSRRMFMARVSSPSASACQFFPISSFTWQRVVHGFHYSTVEEQIDGIVDATKLWFSENSEYYSLPPLDGEDIAIWLLVSTIPELDTQEDYISSDCGINPVGWWRLALLVKNMLILGKALDPRAAAIGSSSGNGIIGTFDGLVYMWEFTTGTRLGTLHHFEGESVSCIATDNSKPGVISVAGDKGQLLVYRRSCK, from the exons atggCGAAATCTAAACTaaaggaagaaggagaagatcGAGAGGAGGCGGAGAAAACAGGCGGTCTTGAATTAGTTTCAATCGGATCTCTCTATAGCGGTGGCGCCTGGGACAAGAAGTACTGGAGCTCTACTAGG GGTAAAGATCGGTATCCTTATCCTGTTGGATACCAAGCTCGTCGAGCTTACAATGGGGGAGCTTATAAGATGGAAATTCATGAAGGTCCTAAAGGGCCTTTATTTGCG ATCACTTCCACTGATGGATATTCATGTTCCGGTCAAACTCCTGATATTGTGTGGCAGAAATTTCAGAAGAATTGTTGCCCTCACACAAAGATTTGGCATGGAAAAAGATTTTCATGCATGATAGATGGCATAGAG TTTTTTGGGTTCAAAAATCCATTTGTCCAGAGGTTACTACGAGAACTGGTGACAAATGTAAATGGGATTGCAGAACAGAGCCCACTATCCCCCAGCTTCTCCAATGGGTCCACTGGAACAGAGCTAAATAACCGATGCACAGATGCATGCACACATCCCAATCTACCACCCTACTTGGCAAGATCTCAGGTTAAGGGAAAGAGAAGTAAGAGCCAAAAAATTACGAATCCTGAGTCATTAAGTACTGCTAGCTTTAAAAGATCCCGAGCTGAAGATGTAATGTATATTGCCGAGCCATCTGATTCAGCTTCCAAAACTCATAAGCAATGGAGGTCTACTTTAAGTTTTAACCAAGAGCAGGAGTCTTGTAAACTTCCAGTAACATTGTCAACTGCAGTTTGCTTAAAACCTGTAGCTGGAGGAGAAACTGATCACTCATCAGCCAAGGATGATTTTCCCTTGAAGTCAGTTGACTTCTCTGATCATCTTACAGAAAAAGCTGCCCCTGGGCCTGAAGAAAGCATGCTTGCTTGGTCTAAAAGTTCTAAATCCACCACTGGAGTCGTCAACTTGTCTGTGGAAGATAAAATT CTTGATAGGTCACTGGATACTAAAGTGGAAGGGTCAAATTTTACAATGTCAGTGGAAGGCCAGGCTGAAGATGCAACAGCTCCAAAAGACCAGCCATGTGTACCCAATGTTGATCTTTGTGCACCTGATACCTTAGATTTTGAGCAAG ATAATATTACAAATTCTGCTCAAGCTACCCATGATATAAGTGCTTGCAGTGTCAGAGAAGAGTTACTGGTGACTGAGGCCATCACTTCCCAAGGACTTATAACTGAATCGCACCCAGAAGAAGTAATAGGCACACCCAACTCAAATGGGAATTCTGAAAGAAGTGATTTTGATTCAGCAGGTCAAGACATAGCCAAGTCAATGATGACGTTTCTGCTTCCTCAAGCAATACCTCTGCTCAAAAACaagtcaagaaaaaagaagaccATTGGTTATTCAGAGATTTTGCCTAATACACCAAAACCTCatgaaaataatgatgaaaatctCCAATTCGTGGAGGCTCAATCTCCTTGTGTATATGGTTCAGTTCTCCCAGGTTCTGAGCATGTGAAGTCTGTTGTTCTTGACAGTTTTGATGGTGACCAATGTGGGGTTCATGTAACAAACCAGCCAATATCACCCTCCAATACTGCTGAGGCTGATCAACCTTGTTTTGATACAGATGCATGTCCTCCCTGCAGAGTGGATCAGTTTGTTAATATAGATGGGACGGAGTCATCAGTTTGTCAGTTTGACACTGATGGGATTAAAGACATCTTTTGTCACAACCAAGTGCAAAGCAAAGTGCAATTGGCTTTGGATAAAAGGCATCGGGATGATTATCTATACCCTTATGAATCTGTTTCTGGCATCAAGTCTGCCAATGAAAATGTTTTGTATGAAGAAAATCAGGATATTTGcaaaaaaatggatgaaaacTCAATTGGTACCAAATTCCTTCCTGGGGAAAAAGACCTCAACCTTGGAACAGATTTCAATGATG TGGTTACTAAAAGTAATATGAGCCAAAGAGGTTTAGGCGCTTCTGTGCAAATATTAAGGAATGACATCAGTGTCAAGGCTGAGACTTCTGAATCAGGCAATTTGTCTACTGCTCAAGTGACAAAAAACGTATATACCAGAAAAAAGGTCTCAAAAGCAGCATCTTCAACAAGAAAATGTAATGCTTCATTCTCAGAAAGTATTATATGTAGAAATTTGAGAGATGATTCTATCCCAGAAACTACAAGAACTTTACTTAACTCAGAGATGTTCCAGATGAGTTCTTCTGTGGACAAACCACATAAAAATGCTATTTTTGGTTCTGAACCCATGGTTGGAGACCAGCTCAACGGTATGCAGATAGACGAAACTACTAGTAATCCCAACCCTTTATCAGAGAGCAAGTTGCCTTTTGTATCACAAACTCAAACATTTTCCGGTGCTTCCATGGGCAAAGATGCTTCAAATCTTTTTGCTGCAACGGTTTCAAAAATAGAAGAACCGCATGCTTATTCTGAAGGCAGGCTGGTTGTGAGCCAGAATACCTCCGATACAAATGGACCACCAGTATTATCTGCGGAGCTAGGAACAGCATTCTCTTGCTATAACACATCCAGTGTCAAGGAAGTTCAGACTAACTCAGACCTAAAACTACATAGGAACTTGAAGCACAACAATGAACTAGAGGGTAACTTTGAGCTTGTGGGGTGCTATCTTCACCCCATGCCTGTTTTGTCACTGTTGGTGGTTACAAAAGGAGATGAAATCAATGTTTGTGCTCTGTGTGGTCATTTGGTAGATAAAAACAGAACCCTGTTTCTGTACAAGCTAGCAATTGAAGAAACAAGAACAGGGAACCCTTCTTTTGTTGGCCACACATCAGTAACGTTTCCATTTTCAACAGATATCTTTGGTAGAGAA ACTGCACTTGAACGATCTGGCCTGCAACTAACCCCAGATGGGCAGAATCTTGTTTTACTTGGCAGCATGAAAACACCTTATTGCAG GGAAGGAAGAACAGATTGTTTGTGCTCAACTTGTTCATTAAACTGCTCTGAGCAAAGTACAGTGAAAATTGTGCAAGTAAAAACTGGATATGTTTCAGTCCTGGTAAAATTGAGTACATTTGACAGCATGCAGTGTATATTGGTCTGTGAACCTAACCATCTAATTGCTGCTGGAGAGAGTGGGAGACTACATCTCTGGACCATGAATTCAGCTTGGAG TGCACCAACAGAAGAATTTATCATTTCAGCTAACGATTGCATATCCCCTTGCATAGTGGAGTTGAAGAGGGTTCCGAACTGTGCTTCTGTAGTTGTTGGGAATAACGGCTTCGGGGAATTTACTGTCTG GGATGTCTCAAGGCGCATGTTCATGGCAAGGGTCTCTTCTCCAAGTGCTTCAGCATGTCAATTCTTTCCAATCAGTTCGTTTACTTGGCAAAGAGTAGTCCATGGTTTCCATTATTCTACTGTGGAGGAGCAAATCGATGGAATCGTAGATGCAACAAAATTATGGTTTTCAGAGAACAGTGAGTATTATTCCTTACCTCCATTGGATGGAGAAGATATTGCCATCTGGCTTCTTGTCTCAACCATTCCTGAGTTGGATACTCAAGAAGACTATATATCAAGTGATTGCGGTATAAATCCAGTTGGGTGGTGGAGGCTAGCTCTACTGGTGAAAAATATGTTGATCCTCGGAAAAGCATTGGATCCAAG GGCTGCTGCTATTGGTTCGTCATCTGGCAATGGAATCATTGGCACATTTGATGGACTTGTTTATATGTGGGAATTTACAACAGGGACTAGACTTGGCACTCTGCACCATTTTGAAG GTGAAAGTGTTTCCTGTATTGCTACTGACAATTCGAAGCCAGGAGTCATTTCAGTAGCAGGCGACAAAGGCCAATTACTGGTCTATCGACGGTCTTGCAAATGA
- the LOC7471070 gene encoding uncharacterized protein LOC7471070 isoform X2: MIDGIEFFGFKNPFVQRLLRELVTNVNGIAEQSPLSPSFSNGSTGTELNNRCTDACTHPNLPPYLARSQVKGKRSKSQKITNPESLSTASFKRSRAEDVMYIAEPSDSASKTHKQWRSTLSFNQEQESCKLPVTLSTAVCLKPVAGGETDHSSAKDDFPLKSVDFSDHLTEKAAPGPEESMLAWSKSSKSTTGVVNLSVEDKILDRSLDTKVEGSNFTMSVEGQAEDATAPKDQPCVPNVDLCAPDTLDFEQDNITNSAQATHDISACSVREELLVTEAITSQGLITESHPEEVIGTPNSNGNSERSDFDSAGQDIAKSMMTFLLPQAIPLLKNKSRKKKTIGYSEILPNTPKPHENNDENLQFVEAQSPCVYGSVLPGSEHVKSVVLDSFDGDQCGVHVTNQPISPSNTAEADQPCFDTDACPPCRVDQFVNIDGTESSVCQFDTDGIKDIFCHNQVQSKVQLALDKRHRDDYLYPYESVSGIKSANENVLYEENQDICKKMDENSIGTKFLPGEKDLNLGTDFNDVVTKSNMSQRGLGASVQILRNDISVKAETSESGNLSTAQVTKNVYTRKKVSKAASSTRKCNASFSESIICRNLRDDSIPETTRTLLNSEMFQMSSSVDKPHKNAIFGSEPMVGDQLNGMQIDETTSNPNPLSESKLPFVSQTQTFSGASMGKDASNLFAATVSKIEEPHAYSEGRLVVSQNTSDTNGPPVLSAELGTAFSCYNTSSVKEVQTNSDLKLHRNLKHNNELEGNFELVGCYLHPMPVLSLLVVTKGDEINVCALCGHLVDKNRTLFLYKLAIEETRTGNPSFVGHTSVTFPFSTDIFGRETALERSGLQLTPDGQNLVLLGSMKTPYCREGRTDCLCSTCSLNCSEQSTVKIVQVKTGYVSVLVKLSTFDSMQCILVCEPNHLIAAGESGRLHLWTMNSAWSAPTEEFIISANDCISPCIVELKRVPNCASVVVGNNGFGEFTVWDVSRRMFMARVSSPSASACQFFPISSFTWQRVVHGFHYSTVEEQIDGIVDATKLWFSENSEYYSLPPLDGEDIAIWLLVSTIPELDTQEDYISSDCGINPVGWWRLALLVKNMLILGKALDPRAAAIGSSSGNGIIGTFDGLVYMWEFTTGTRLGTLHHFEGESVSCIATDNSKPGVISVAGDKGQLLVYRRSCK, encoded by the exons ATGATAGATGGCATAGAG TTTTTTGGGTTCAAAAATCCATTTGTCCAGAGGTTACTACGAGAACTGGTGACAAATGTAAATGGGATTGCAGAACAGAGCCCACTATCCCCCAGCTTCTCCAATGGGTCCACTGGAACAGAGCTAAATAACCGATGCACAGATGCATGCACACATCCCAATCTACCACCCTACTTGGCAAGATCTCAGGTTAAGGGAAAGAGAAGTAAGAGCCAAAAAATTACGAATCCTGAGTCATTAAGTACTGCTAGCTTTAAAAGATCCCGAGCTGAAGATGTAATGTATATTGCCGAGCCATCTGATTCAGCTTCCAAAACTCATAAGCAATGGAGGTCTACTTTAAGTTTTAACCAAGAGCAGGAGTCTTGTAAACTTCCAGTAACATTGTCAACTGCAGTTTGCTTAAAACCTGTAGCTGGAGGAGAAACTGATCACTCATCAGCCAAGGATGATTTTCCCTTGAAGTCAGTTGACTTCTCTGATCATCTTACAGAAAAAGCTGCCCCTGGGCCTGAAGAAAGCATGCTTGCTTGGTCTAAAAGTTCTAAATCCACCACTGGAGTCGTCAACTTGTCTGTGGAAGATAAAATT CTTGATAGGTCACTGGATACTAAAGTGGAAGGGTCAAATTTTACAATGTCAGTGGAAGGCCAGGCTGAAGATGCAACAGCTCCAAAAGACCAGCCATGTGTACCCAATGTTGATCTTTGTGCACCTGATACCTTAGATTTTGAGCAAG ATAATATTACAAATTCTGCTCAAGCTACCCATGATATAAGTGCTTGCAGTGTCAGAGAAGAGTTACTGGTGACTGAGGCCATCACTTCCCAAGGACTTATAACTGAATCGCACCCAGAAGAAGTAATAGGCACACCCAACTCAAATGGGAATTCTGAAAGAAGTGATTTTGATTCAGCAGGTCAAGACATAGCCAAGTCAATGATGACGTTTCTGCTTCCTCAAGCAATACCTCTGCTCAAAAACaagtcaagaaaaaagaagaccATTGGTTATTCAGAGATTTTGCCTAATACACCAAAACCTCatgaaaataatgatgaaaatctCCAATTCGTGGAGGCTCAATCTCCTTGTGTATATGGTTCAGTTCTCCCAGGTTCTGAGCATGTGAAGTCTGTTGTTCTTGACAGTTTTGATGGTGACCAATGTGGGGTTCATGTAACAAACCAGCCAATATCACCCTCCAATACTGCTGAGGCTGATCAACCTTGTTTTGATACAGATGCATGTCCTCCCTGCAGAGTGGATCAGTTTGTTAATATAGATGGGACGGAGTCATCAGTTTGTCAGTTTGACACTGATGGGATTAAAGACATCTTTTGTCACAACCAAGTGCAAAGCAAAGTGCAATTGGCTTTGGATAAAAGGCATCGGGATGATTATCTATACCCTTATGAATCTGTTTCTGGCATCAAGTCTGCCAATGAAAATGTTTTGTATGAAGAAAATCAGGATATTTGcaaaaaaatggatgaaaacTCAATTGGTACCAAATTCCTTCCTGGGGAAAAAGACCTCAACCTTGGAACAGATTTCAATGATG TGGTTACTAAAAGTAATATGAGCCAAAGAGGTTTAGGCGCTTCTGTGCAAATATTAAGGAATGACATCAGTGTCAAGGCTGAGACTTCTGAATCAGGCAATTTGTCTACTGCTCAAGTGACAAAAAACGTATATACCAGAAAAAAGGTCTCAAAAGCAGCATCTTCAACAAGAAAATGTAATGCTTCATTCTCAGAAAGTATTATATGTAGAAATTTGAGAGATGATTCTATCCCAGAAACTACAAGAACTTTACTTAACTCAGAGATGTTCCAGATGAGTTCTTCTGTGGACAAACCACATAAAAATGCTATTTTTGGTTCTGAACCCATGGTTGGAGACCAGCTCAACGGTATGCAGATAGACGAAACTACTAGTAATCCCAACCCTTTATCAGAGAGCAAGTTGCCTTTTGTATCACAAACTCAAACATTTTCCGGTGCTTCCATGGGCAAAGATGCTTCAAATCTTTTTGCTGCAACGGTTTCAAAAATAGAAGAACCGCATGCTTATTCTGAAGGCAGGCTGGTTGTGAGCCAGAATACCTCCGATACAAATGGACCACCAGTATTATCTGCGGAGCTAGGAACAGCATTCTCTTGCTATAACACATCCAGTGTCAAGGAAGTTCAGACTAACTCAGACCTAAAACTACATAGGAACTTGAAGCACAACAATGAACTAGAGGGTAACTTTGAGCTTGTGGGGTGCTATCTTCACCCCATGCCTGTTTTGTCACTGTTGGTGGTTACAAAAGGAGATGAAATCAATGTTTGTGCTCTGTGTGGTCATTTGGTAGATAAAAACAGAACCCTGTTTCTGTACAAGCTAGCAATTGAAGAAACAAGAACAGGGAACCCTTCTTTTGTTGGCCACACATCAGTAACGTTTCCATTTTCAACAGATATCTTTGGTAGAGAA ACTGCACTTGAACGATCTGGCCTGCAACTAACCCCAGATGGGCAGAATCTTGTTTTACTTGGCAGCATGAAAACACCTTATTGCAG GGAAGGAAGAACAGATTGTTTGTGCTCAACTTGTTCATTAAACTGCTCTGAGCAAAGTACAGTGAAAATTGTGCAAGTAAAAACTGGATATGTTTCAGTCCTGGTAAAATTGAGTACATTTGACAGCATGCAGTGTATATTGGTCTGTGAACCTAACCATCTAATTGCTGCTGGAGAGAGTGGGAGACTACATCTCTGGACCATGAATTCAGCTTGGAG TGCACCAACAGAAGAATTTATCATTTCAGCTAACGATTGCATATCCCCTTGCATAGTGGAGTTGAAGAGGGTTCCGAACTGTGCTTCTGTAGTTGTTGGGAATAACGGCTTCGGGGAATTTACTGTCTG GGATGTCTCAAGGCGCATGTTCATGGCAAGGGTCTCTTCTCCAAGTGCTTCAGCATGTCAATTCTTTCCAATCAGTTCGTTTACTTGGCAAAGAGTAGTCCATGGTTTCCATTATTCTACTGTGGAGGAGCAAATCGATGGAATCGTAGATGCAACAAAATTATGGTTTTCAGAGAACAGTGAGTATTATTCCTTACCTCCATTGGATGGAGAAGATATTGCCATCTGGCTTCTTGTCTCAACCATTCCTGAGTTGGATACTCAAGAAGACTATATATCAAGTGATTGCGGTATAAATCCAGTTGGGTGGTGGAGGCTAGCTCTACTGGTGAAAAATATGTTGATCCTCGGAAAAGCATTGGATCCAAG GGCTGCTGCTATTGGTTCGTCATCTGGCAATGGAATCATTGGCACATTTGATGGACTTGTTTATATGTGGGAATTTACAACAGGGACTAGACTTGGCACTCTGCACCATTTTGAAG GTGAAAGTGTTTCCTGTATTGCTACTGACAATTCGAAGCCAGGAGTCATTTCAGTAGCAGGCGACAAAGGCCAATTACTGGTCTATCGACGGTCTTGCAAATGA